A genomic region of uncultured Roseibium sp. contains the following coding sequences:
- a CDS encoding metal ABC transporter ATP-binding protein, with amino-acid sequence MVLENNKLVELDRAGVRRDGSWLVRGVDLSVSPGEIVTLIGPNGSGKSTTAKMTLGILKPSEGSSRRKKGLKVGYVPQRLAIDWTLPLTVRRFMRLTNALTDDECSRALEQTGANHLLDAEMRTLSGGELQRVMLARAIARKPDLLVLDEPVQGVDYAGEIAIYALISQIRDALGCGILMISHDLHVVMAAADQVICLNGHVCCRGTPSDVSKDNNYQALFGMRASAELAVYEHKHDHVHLPDGSVRHADGSVCEDCSGEHHDHDHGQADVSGKTRTTPGGTTHAG; translated from the coding sequence ATGGTGCTCGAAAACAACAAGTTGGTGGAACTCGACAGGGCAGGGGTGCGCAGAGACGGAAGCTGGCTCGTTAGGGGCGTCGATCTTTCGGTTTCGCCGGGTGAGATCGTGACGCTGATCGGGCCGAACGGATCCGGAAAATCGACGACCGCGAAAATGACGCTCGGCATATTGAAGCCCTCGGAAGGATCAAGCCGGCGCAAGAAGGGCCTCAAGGTCGGCTATGTGCCGCAGAGACTTGCAATTGACTGGACACTGCCTCTGACGGTTCGGCGCTTCATGCGCCTGACCAACGCTCTGACCGATGACGAGTGCTCCCGGGCTCTTGAACAGACCGGTGCGAACCATTTGCTCGATGCCGAGATGCGCACCCTGTCCGGCGGCGAGCTGCAGCGCGTCATGCTGGCCAGGGCGATTGCCCGAAAACCGGATCTTCTTGTGTTGGACGAACCTGTCCAGGGTGTCGATTATGCCGGTGAGATCGCCATTTACGCTCTCATTTCACAGATCAGGGATGCGCTCGGATGCGGCATCTTGATGATTTCGCACGATCTTCACGTGGTTATGGCGGCGGCCGACCAGGTAATCTGCCTGAACGGGCACGTGTGTTGCCGGGGCACACCGTCGGACGTAAGCAAGGACAACAATTATCAGGCCCTCTTCGGGATGAGGGCCAGCGCCGAGCTCGCGGTCTATGAGCACAAGCATGATCACGTCCACCTGCCCGACGGATCGGTCAGACATGCAGACGGAAGCGTATGCGAAGACTGTTCCGGCGAACATCATGACCATGATCACGGGCAGGCAGACGTTTCCGGGAAGACGCGTACAACGCCGGGCGGAACCACGCATGCTGGATGA
- a CDS encoding metal ABC transporter permease, with protein MLDDFFTRALVAGVGVALVAGPLGCFVIWRRMAYFGDTLSHAALLGVALSLLFDLNTTLAVGGTSVALALLLLSLRRSEILSSDALLGLLSHSALALGLVCLAFMTWVRVDLLGLLFGDILAVTRIDIVMIYGGGAFVLFALVVVWRRLFAATVNPDLAGGEGLEPEKMELVFMLLTAVVIAISLKIVGALLITALLIIPAAAARRMSASPEQMACLAAVLGAVSVVGGLYGSLTYDTPSGPSIVVAAMLLFVVSLVPAGGLVRKIKSGSD; from the coding sequence ATGCTGGATGACTTTTTCACGCGCGCGCTCGTCGCCGGTGTGGGCGTTGCCCTTGTGGCCGGCCCTCTTGGCTGTTTCGTCATCTGGCGGCGCATGGCCTATTTCGGGGATACCCTGTCTCACGCGGCGTTGCTTGGTGTCGCGCTTTCGCTGCTGTTTGACCTGAACACGACGCTGGCCGTCGGCGGCACATCGGTCGCACTCGCCTTGCTCCTTCTTTCCCTGCGCAGAAGCGAGATACTCTCGTCGGACGCGTTACTCGGGCTGTTGTCACATTCCGCGCTTGCGCTCGGGCTTGTTTGTCTCGCGTTCATGACCTGGGTGCGTGTCGATCTCCTCGGCCTCCTTTTCGGAGACATCCTCGCGGTGACCCGCATCGACATTGTCATGATTTATGGTGGTGGCGCTTTTGTTCTGTTCGCTCTGGTTGTAGTGTGGCGTCGGCTGTTCGCGGCGACGGTCAACCCGGACCTTGCCGGCGGTGAAGGCCTGGAACCCGAGAAGATGGAGCTTGTATTCATGCTGCTGACGGCGGTCGTGATTGCGATATCGCTCAAGATTGTCGGTGCATTGCTGATCACCGCTCTTTTGATCATCCCGGCTGCCGCTGCTCGCAGAATGTCCGCGTCGCCAGAGCAGATGGCGTGTCTTGCCGCTGTGCTCGGAGCGGTCTCTGTTGTCGGTGGGCTCTACGGCTCCCTGACCTATGACACGCCGTCCGGACCATCGATCGTCGTTGCAGCGATGCTGTTGTTCGTCGTCAGCCTTGTCCCGGCGGGGGGACTTGTGAGAAAGATAAAATCAGGTTCCGACTGA
- a CDS encoding Fur family transcriptional regulator yields MSAHANPELTKNQSLVFGSLSDAGGPLTAYAILDLLRDDGFRAPLQVYRALDKLVEYGMVHRLESLNAFVACAHTGCSAHGTAAFAICEQCGDVREFTPDEAISALQDWTRTQNFKLARMTIELRGTCGKCVEAAV; encoded by the coding sequence GTGTCCGCTCATGCGAATCCCGAATTGACGAAAAACCAGTCACTGGTTTTCGGTTCCCTGTCCGACGCGGGTGGACCGCTGACGGCCTATGCGATCCTGGATCTGCTTCGCGACGACGGTTTCCGGGCCCCGCTTCAGGTCTATAGGGCTCTCGACAAGCTTGTCGAATATGGCATGGTTCATCGGCTTGAAAGTCTGAATGCGTTTGTTGCCTGTGCACACACCGGGTGTTCAGCCCACGGGACGGCGGCCTTTGCCATTTGCGAACAGTGCGGTGACGTCCGTGAATTCACCCCCGACGAAGCGATCAGTGCGCTGCAGGACTGGACCAGGACACAGAATTTCAAGCTTGCCCGCATGACGATCGAACTGCGCGGAACCTGCGGCAAGTGTGTCGAGGCGGCCGTCTGA
- a CDS encoding NnrU family protein — protein sequence MALLLAGLVLFLGIHAVPMLPALRGSLVGKLGENGYKGLFSLVSFAGLALTIYGYGDARFDGAPVLYDPPLWLRHVTMLLMVPVFIFLVAAYVPCKIKKVLKHPMLVAVKLWALSHLLANGDLASVLLFGGFFLWAVLDRISLKRRGPLAGQEPVAGGEPGRYSDVWVILIGLVLYGLFVWKLHALLIGVPVG from the coding sequence ATGGCTCTGCTGCTGGCCGGTTTGGTTTTGTTCTTGGGAATTCATGCCGTACCCATGTTGCCGGCCTTGCGCGGCAGCCTGGTCGGGAAACTGGGTGAAAACGGCTACAAGGGCCTTTTCAGTCTCGTGTCTTTCGCCGGGTTGGCGCTGACGATCTACGGTTACGGAGACGCCCGCTTCGACGGGGCGCCCGTGCTCTACGATCCGCCGCTGTGGCTCCGCCACGTCACCATGTTGCTTATGGTCCCGGTTTTCATTTTCCTTGTCGCGGCTTACGTGCCTTGCAAGATCAAGAAGGTCCTCAAGCACCCCATGCTGGTCGCGGTGAAATTGTGGGCGCTGTCCCACCTCCTGGCGAACGGGGATCTGGCGTCGGTCTTACTGTTCGGAGGATTTTTCCTGTGGGCAGTGCTTGATCGCATTTCGTTAAAGCGGCGGGGACCGCTCGCGGGCCAGGAGCCTGTCGCTGGGGGGGAGCCGGGCCGATATTCCGACGTCTGGGTGATTCTCATCGGACTGGTGTTGTATGGGCTTTTTGTCTGGAAGCTGCATGCACTCCTGATAGGTGTCCCTGTCGGATAG
- a CDS encoding tetratricopeptide repeat protein, producing the protein MSDIFREVDEDIRQEKYRRLWNKFGMWIIGVAVLIVVGTAGYRFWLGYEETQSQNAGDKFFDAVALSEQQQYLEAAEIYSELENTVGGYPALAKFRRATDLANSGQSREALDAFDALSRDNTLMEAMRNVASLRAGYVAVDTEDYTAVADRVEGLTGDTGPFRAAARELLALSAWKNGDFETASRWITALEDDPETPADVSRRASLLGEVIRANDGGATAGEGSNQ; encoded by the coding sequence ATGTCTGATATTTTTCGTGAAGTCGATGAGGACATCCGCCAGGAGAAATACCGCCGGCTTTGGAACAAGTTCGGTATGTGGATTATCGGCGTCGCGGTGCTGATTGTGGTCGGTACGGCCGGCTACCGTTTCTGGCTGGGATACGAAGAAACGCAGTCGCAAAACGCCGGGGACAAGTTCTTCGATGCTGTCGCGCTTTCGGAACAGCAGCAATACCTGGAAGCTGCCGAAATCTACAGTGAGCTGGAGAACACCGTCGGCGGCTATCCGGCGCTTGCGAAATTTCGCAGAGCCACGGACCTGGCCAATTCCGGACAGTCTCGGGAAGCACTCGATGCATTCGACGCCCTTTCACGCGACAACACGCTCATGGAGGCGATGCGGAACGTGGCCTCGCTGCGGGCAGGTTATGTTGCGGTGGACACGGAAGACTACACTGCGGTCGCTGACCGCGTCGAAGGCCTGACCGGAGATACCGGTCCGTTTCGGGCAGCCGCGCGTGAGCTCCTTGCGTTGAGTGCCTGGAAAAACGGCGACTTCGAAACCGCCAGCCGCTGGATTACCGCGCTGGAAGACGATCCTGAGACACCGGCTGACGTGAGCCGCAGGGCGTCGCTTCTGGGCGAGGTGATCCGCGCCAATGACGGTGGTGCAACGGCCGGTGAAGGAAGCAACCAGTGA
- a CDS encoding PQQ-binding-like beta-propeller repeat protein has product MIFAAVAARRNTLLGLFAVSLALTGCGSVSEFGDSINPFSREKILPGERQPVFDGADPAARALGQTAKVGPATGGQTWTTSGGGLTNDPGNVAVSVSGSQSWRSNVGTSGRGLTSAALRLSARPVSDGSKIYIYKPNGEVVALSTGGGRVWTQNLRPEGERDVGPGGGVTVADGVVYAATSYRQLIALDAGSGRVLWTADLDTPARGAPVAGAGHVFVVSQSNEVYALSQSDGAVAWTYAGIEETAGLLSVANPAVSGNRVIVPFSSGEIMAIDIKSGEAEWIDSVSRGFRTLALSGLADVSASPVVADNMVYATGVAGRTVAVEARTGLRRWEQDLGSVHTPVVSGSAMFMVDLDDRMVALDLKNGETLWATSLPRPEKKKRRRNWAGPILANGALVAFSSDGQIAIVDATTGNIMTSQRTNADVYVTPIVAGGRIIVLSGNDGVTAFN; this is encoded by the coding sequence GTGATCTTTGCAGCAGTCGCAGCCCGCAGAAACACACTGCTGGGACTATTCGCAGTCTCCCTGGCGCTGACCGGATGCGGTTCGGTGAGCGAGTTTGGCGATTCCATCAATCCGTTTTCGCGCGAAAAGATCCTGCCGGGTGAGCGCCAGCCCGTTTTTGACGGTGCTGATCCCGCCGCCCGGGCACTTGGCCAGACGGCGAAGGTCGGTCCGGCCACCGGCGGGCAGACCTGGACGACCAGCGGTGGTGGGCTGACCAACGATCCGGGGAACGTCGCCGTCTCGGTGTCTGGCAGCCAGTCCTGGCGCTCCAATGTCGGAACATCCGGGCGCGGGCTGACCTCTGCTGCCCTCAGACTGTCCGCGCGTCCTGTGAGCGATGGTAGCAAGATTTACATTTACAAGCCCAACGGCGAAGTTGTTGCGCTTTCGACCGGTGGCGGGCGCGTCTGGACCCAGAATCTGCGGCCCGAAGGCGAGCGCGATGTGGGCCCCGGTGGCGGTGTGACCGTCGCCGACGGCGTGGTCTATGCCGCGACAAGTTATCGTCAGCTGATCGCGCTTGACGCCGGCTCCGGACGGGTCCTGTGGACGGCGGATCTGGACACGCCTGCACGCGGAGCACCGGTCGCCGGTGCCGGTCATGTGTTCGTGGTGTCGCAGTCGAATGAAGTCTATGCCCTGTCGCAGTCCGACGGGGCGGTCGCATGGACATATGCCGGCATTGAGGAAACCGCCGGATTGCTGTCGGTTGCAAATCCCGCCGTATCCGGAAATCGCGTGATTGTTCCGTTCTCCTCGGGCGAGATAATGGCCATCGATATCAAGTCCGGCGAAGCGGAATGGATCGACAGCGTCTCCCGTGGCTTCAGGACCCTGGCCCTGTCCGGTCTCGCCGACGTCTCTGCAAGCCCGGTTGTTGCCGACAACATGGTCTATGCGACCGGGGTCGCCGGCAGAACGGTTGCGGTTGAGGCACGAACCGGCCTGCGGCGCTGGGAGCAGGACCTCGGCAGCGTTCACACCCCAGTCGTGTCCGGCAGCGCCATGTTCATGGTGGACCTTGACGACCGGATGGTGGCGCTTGACCTGAAGAACGGCGAAACGCTTTGGGCGACTTCGCTGCCACGCCCGGAAAAGAAGAAGCGGAGACGCAACTGGGCCGGGCCGATCCTGGCGAACGGTGCTTTGGTTGCGTTTTCCAGTGACGGCCAGATCGCGATCGTGGACGCGACGACGGGGAACATCATGACGTCACAGCGCACGAACGCCGATGTCTACGTGACACCGATCGTCGCCGGCGGCCGGATCATTGTCCTGAGCGGCAACGACGGGGTCACCGCATTTAACTAG
- the der gene encoding ribosome biogenesis GTPase Der, which produces MGATVAIVGRPNVGKSTLFNRLVGKRLALVDDTPGVTRDRRPGDARLGDLRFTIIDTAGLEDADKSSLEGRMRRQTEEAINTADAVLFLIDARAGVTPLDSHFADVARKTTRPVILLANKAEGRAGESGLYESYSLGLGEPIAISAEHGEGLADLYDALKPHVDRVSEEEEARREEAVTNVDVNEDGELIDDEDPVGTVERPLRVAIVGRPNAGKSTLINKMVGEDRMLTGPEAGITRDSISVDWTWRDRHIKLFDTAGIRRKARVQEKLEKLSVADALRAIKFAEVVVVTLDATMSFEKQDLQIIDLVAREGRALVIAINKWDLIEDREAAWKKIRDANERYFNQIRGVQIVTLSGIQGQGIERLVETVFTAYEAWNAHVSTAKLNRWLDRVTATHPPPAVSGRRIRLRYMTQPKTRPPHFVVFCSRPEQLPESYTRYLVNSLREAFDIKGTPVRLAYRKGDNPYAPKKKRKIQ; this is translated from the coding sequence GTGGGCGCAACTGTCGCCATTGTCGGACGGCCGAATGTCGGCAAGTCCACCTTGTTTAATCGTCTGGTCGGCAAAAGGCTGGCGCTGGTCGACGACACGCCGGGCGTGACCCGTGACCGCCGTCCCGGCGACGCGCGTCTTGGAGATCTCCGCTTTACGATCATCGATACGGCCGGTCTCGAGGACGCGGACAAGAGCAGCCTTGAAGGGCGCATGCGCCGCCAGACGGAAGAGGCGATAAACACCGCTGACGCCGTCCTGTTCCTCATAGATGCGCGTGCCGGGGTGACGCCGCTGGATTCGCATTTCGCGGATGTTGCACGGAAGACCACACGCCCGGTGATCCTTTTGGCCAACAAGGCCGAGGGACGAGCCGGGGAGAGCGGGCTTTACGAGTCCTATTCCCTGGGCCTTGGCGAACCGATTGCGATTTCGGCCGAACACGGCGAGGGTCTCGCCGATCTCTACGATGCCCTTAAGCCGCATGTCGACCGTGTGAGCGAAGAGGAAGAGGCGCGCCGCGAGGAAGCCGTCACCAATGTCGACGTGAACGAAGACGGTGAACTGATCGATGACGAGGACCCGGTCGGCACCGTGGAGCGTCCGCTCAGGGTCGCCATCGTCGGACGGCCCAACGCGGGCAAGTCGACCCTGATCAACAAGATGGTCGGTGAGGACCGGATGCTGACCGGACCCGAAGCGGGCATCACGCGGGACAGCATTTCCGTGGACTGGACCTGGCGCGACCGGCACATCAAGCTGTTTGATACCGCCGGGATCCGCAGGAAGGCGCGCGTTCAGGAAAAGCTGGAAAAGCTCTCGGTCGCCGACGCGCTTCGTGCGATCAAGTTCGCTGAAGTCGTGGTGGTTACGCTCGATGCCACGATGTCCTTCGAAAAGCAGGACCTGCAGATTATCGACCTGGTCGCGCGCGAGGGGCGTGCGCTGGTGATTGCAATCAACAAGTGGGACCTGATCGAGGACCGGGAAGCTGCCTGGAAAAAGATCCGCGATGCGAATGAGCGATATTTCAACCAGATAAGAGGCGTTCAGATCGTCACGCTGTCCGGTATCCAGGGACAGGGTATCGAGCGTCTGGTAGAAACCGTCTTCACGGCCTACGAGGCCTGGAACGCACATGTGTCCACGGCCAAGCTGAACCGCTGGCTCGACCGGGTCACGGCCACGCATCCGCCTCCGGCTGTGTCGGGTCGGCGTATCCGGCTGCGCTACATGACCCAGCCGAAGACACGGCCTCCGCATTTCGTTGTTTTCTGTTCACGTCCCGAACAGCTGCCCGAAAGCTATACCCGCTACCTGGTCAATTCCTTGCGGGAGGCGTTCGACATCAAGGGCACGCCGGTCCGCCTTGCCTATCGCAAGGGCGACAACCCCTACGCGCCCAAGAAGAAACGAAAGATACAGTAG
- a CDS encoding inositol monophosphatase — MISERLAFAEGLAIKAGKLGLEYFRKLDTLTITQKGHQDLVSEADRNVETLIRKELAAAYPEDGILGEEHGMEEGASGYTWVTDPIDGTANFVTGIPQWCVIIACVHQGQVIVGVIHDPVAGETFTAGAGQGAFLNGKAISVSNSDSLAVGSVGVGFNGRTAITDAVNVVGALVSKGGVFFRNASGGLMLAYTASGRLIGYVESHMNAWDCLAGMLLIREAGGMVMDQDVNHSLYHGARIVVGSPGVYGDLKEIADSSFAPLEAAE; from the coding sequence ATGATTTCCGAACGACTTGCATTTGCCGAAGGCCTTGCGATCAAGGCAGGTAAACTCGGTCTGGAATATTTTCGAAAGCTGGACACGCTGACGATTACCCAGAAGGGACATCAGGACCTGGTTTCCGAAGCGGACAGAAACGTCGAGACGCTCATCCGGAAGGAGCTTGCGGCCGCCTATCCCGAAGACGGAATTCTGGGCGAAGAACACGGCATGGAAGAGGGCGCATCCGGGTACACCTGGGTCACCGATCCGATTGACGGAACCGCGAATTTCGTCACGGGCATTCCGCAATGGTGCGTCATCATTGCGTGCGTTCACCAGGGACAGGTGATCGTCGGCGTCATCCACGATCCGGTCGCCGGAGAAACCTTCACCGCGGGAGCCGGGCAGGGCGCGTTTCTGAACGGCAAGGCCATCAGCGTGTCGAACAGCGACAGCCTGGCAGTCGGTTCGGTGGGTGTCGGCTTCAATGGCCGTACAGCCATAACCGATGCCGTTAACGTCGTCGGCGCCCTTGTTTCCAAGGGAGGCGTGTTCTTCCGCAATGCCTCGGGCGGCCTGATGCTGGCTTATACCGCGTCCGGACGGCTGATCGGCTATGTCGAATCCCACATGAATGCCTGGGATTGCCTTGCCGGCATGCTGCTGATCAGGGAGGCCGGCGGCATGGTCATGGATCAGGACGTCAATCATTCGCTTTATCACGGTGCGCGCATAGTCGTCGGCTCGCCGGGCGTCTACGGCGATCTGAAGGAAATTGCCGACAGCTCCTTCGCACCGCTCGAGGCGGCGGAGTAG
- a CDS encoding VOC family protein, with product MQLGAFSISLTVKDLKKSKAFYEGLGFSDMGGSGSDGWVILKNGDTVIGLFQGMFEKNMLTFNPGWDQSARKLDDFQDIRELQKDLKAKGYLFQAEADETTSGPASFVLVDPDGNPVLVDQHV from the coding sequence ATGCAGCTCGGTGCGTTTTCAATCAGCCTCACGGTCAAGGATTTAAAGAAATCGAAGGCCTTCTACGAGGGGCTCGGGTTTTCGGACATGGGGGGCTCGGGGTCGGACGGCTGGGTCATCCTGAAAAACGGTGACACCGTCATCGGCCTGTTTCAGGGCATGTTCGAAAAAAACATGCTGACCTTCAATCCCGGCTGGGACCAGAGCGCCCGGAAACTCGACGACTTTCAGGACATCCGGGAGCTGCAGAAAGACCTGAAGGCCAAGGGCTATCTTTTTCAGGCAGAAGCAGACGAGACAACATCCGGTCCGGCCAGTTTCGTGCTGGTCGATCCGGACGGCAATCCGGTTCTGGTCGACCAGCACGTCTAG
- a CDS encoding SDR family NAD(P)-dependent oxidoreductase produces MTNDLEGRIALVTGASRGIGYQLAKLLAARGAHVIALARTVGGLEDLDDEIKAAGGQTTLVPVDLTDFDALDRLGLAIFERWKKLDILIGNAGMLGVLSPLGHISPKDFEKVMAVNVTANWRLIRSLDPLLRQSDAGRALFLTAVQSQTRTAFWGLQSISKSAVEAMAKTWANESLQTNMKINLADPGPTRTGLRAKAMPGETPENLPTPAEVAAELVELVTPGVYRTGAVFDRVSGEWSS; encoded by the coding sequence ATGACGAATGATCTTGAAGGCCGGATCGCGCTGGTGACCGGCGCGTCCCGCGGCATTGGTTATCAGCTTGCAAAGCTGCTCGCAGCGCGCGGTGCGCATGTCATCGCCCTCGCCCGCACCGTCGGTGGCCTGGAAGACCTCGATGACGAGATCAAGGCGGCCGGCGGGCAGACGACCCTGGTGCCGGTGGACCTCACCGATTTCGACGCACTCGACCGGTTGGGTCTGGCCATCTTCGAGCGCTGGAAGAAGCTCGACATTCTCATCGGCAACGCGGGCATGCTTGGTGTCCTGTCCCCGCTCGGGCACATCAGCCCGAAGGATTTCGAAAAGGTGATGGCGGTCAACGTGACGGCCAACTGGCGCCTGATCAGATCACTCGATCCGCTCCTGCGCCAATCGGACGCCGGACGCGCCCTCTTTCTGACCGCAGTGCAGTCGCAGACCCGGACCGCCTTCTGGGGGCTTCAGTCGATCAGCAAGTCTGCGGTCGAGGCAATGGCAAAGACCTGGGCGAACGAAAGCCTGCAGACCAACATGAAGATCAATCTGGCTGATCCCGGTCCAACGCGCACAGGCCTGCGCGCCAAGGCGATGCCGGGCGAAACTCCGGAAAACCTGCCGACACCGGCCGAAGTAGCCGCAGAACTCGTGGAACTCGTCACCCCAGGTGTCTACCGCACCGGCGCCGTCTTCGACCGCGTCAGCGGCGAGTGGTCCAGCTGA
- a CDS encoding CvpA family protein, producing the protein MPITILDGLLLAIMFISAVLAMIRGFVREVLSIVSWVAAAAAAFLLYERVLPYAKQYISHDLVAAGASAAAVFLVTLVIVSYITMRISDFVLDSRIGALDRTLGFVFGAVRGLLLVVVAMMFFNWFVQPEQQPEWVLDAKSRPILLSIGERLVAVLPEDPEKAILDRIRDADLTGSGASAPSEEPEYSDAERQGLEQLTSDNN; encoded by the coding sequence ATGCCGATAACCATTCTGGACGGACTGCTCTTGGCCATCATGTTCATTTCGGCGGTTCTTGCAATGATCCGCGGTTTTGTCCGGGAAGTTCTGTCAATCGTCTCCTGGGTTGCAGCGGCAGCTGCGGCATTTCTGCTCTACGAGCGGGTCTTGCCATATGCAAAACAATACATATCTCACGATCTGGTAGCCGCCGGAGCTTCGGCAGCCGCCGTATTCCTGGTGACGCTGGTGATCGTCAGCTACATCACGATGCGGATCTCCGACTTCGTCCTGGACAGCCGGATCGGTGCTCTCGACCGGACCCTGGGTTTCGTGTTCGGGGCCGTGCGCGGCCTGCTCCTGGTCGTGGTGGCGATGATGTTCTTCAACTGGTTCGTTCAACCGGAGCAGCAGCCTGAGTGGGTTCTTGACGCCAAGTCCCGGCCCATTCTGCTTTCAATCGGCGAGCGCCTCGTTGCGGTGCTGCCGGAAGATCCGGAAAAGGCGATCCTTGACAGGATCCGCGATGCGGACCTGACCGGCAGCGGTGCCAGCGCACCGTCGGAAGAGCCGGAATACAGCGACGCGGAACGTCAGGGGCTGGAGCAACTGACGAGCGACAACAACTGA
- the radA gene encoding DNA repair protein RadA, whose amino-acid sequence MARRSTSFVCQSCGAVTAKWVGRCESCGEWNTIVEEQSGGGVGGGPARAARSKGRVVPLVGLSGDTKEAPRIQTNVAELDRVTGGGFVRGSALLVGGDPGIGKSTLLVQAAAQLAHLGHKTVYISGEEAIGQVRLRAERLGLSDAPVALAAETSVEDILATLEADKPPAMLILDSVQTLWTDQVESPPGTVTQVRASAQAMVRYAKKNGTTLVLVGHVTKDGQIAGPRVVEHMVDAVLYFEGDGAHQYRILRSVKNRFGATDEIGVFEMTGKGLVEVANPSALFLGDRTTSAPGAAVFAGLEGSRPLLIEIQALVAQSTLGTPRRAVIGWDNARLSMILAVLEARCGVRFSQHDVYLNVAGGLKINEPGADLAVAAALISSLSGLALPANCVYFGEVSLSGAIRPVAQAQSRLKEAEKLGFDQAMCPEGNLKDGAGSPFKASGLAELGEFVAKLSAEAGASRGT is encoded by the coding sequence ATGGCCCGGCGGTCCACATCCTTTGTCTGCCAGTCGTGCGGCGCAGTGACCGCGAAATGGGTTGGCCGCTGCGAATCCTGCGGTGAATGGAACACGATCGTCGAGGAACAGTCGGGCGGCGGCGTCGGCGGCGGTCCGGCACGTGCGGCACGCAGCAAGGGCCGCGTCGTTCCGCTTGTCGGTCTGTCGGGGGACACGAAGGAAGCGCCGCGGATACAGACGAATGTCGCTGAGCTGGACCGGGTCACGGGCGGAGGCTTTGTCCGCGGATCCGCGCTGCTGGTCGGCGGCGATCCGGGAATCGGAAAATCGACGCTTCTGGTGCAGGCGGCGGCACAGCTGGCCCATCTCGGCCACAAGACGGTCTATATTTCAGGCGAAGAAGCCATCGGTCAGGTGCGGCTGCGTGCCGAGCGCCTGGGCCTGTCGGACGCGCCGGTCGCCCTGGCGGCCGAAACCAGTGTCGAGGACATTCTCGCAACGCTTGAAGCAGACAAGCCGCCGGCAATGCTGATCCTCGATTCCGTCCAGACCCTGTGGACCGATCAGGTGGAGTCGCCACCTGGAACGGTGACACAGGTGCGCGCATCGGCGCAGGCCATGGTGCGATACGCCAAGAAAAACGGAACGACCCTGGTGCTCGTGGGCCACGTCACCAAGGATGGCCAGATCGCCGGTCCCAGGGTTGTCGAACACATGGTCGACGCCGTGCTCTATTTCGAGGGCGACGGGGCGCACCAGTACCGCATCCTGCGGTCGGTCAAGAACCGTTTCGGGGCCACCGACGAAATCGGCGTTTTTGAAATGACGGGAAAGGGTCTCGTGGAAGTCGCCAATCCGTCGGCGCTCTTCCTCGGCGACCGGACCACTTCGGCTCCCGGCGCGGCGGTCTTCGCCGGGCTGGAAGGCTCCCGACCGCTGCTCATCGAAATCCAGGCCCTCGTGGCCCAGTCGACGCTCGGCACGCCGCGCCGGGCCGTCATCGGTTGGGACAATGCGCGGCTCTCCATGATCCTTGCCGTTCTGGAAGCACGGTGCGGCGTCCGCTTTTCGCAGCACGATGTCTACCTGAACGTGGCAGGCGGCCTCAAAATCAACGAACCTGGGGCCGATCTTGCCGTCGCCGCGGCCCTGATATCATCGCTCAGCGGGCTTGCCCTTCCGGCCAATTGCGTCTATTTCGGCGAGGTCAGCTTATCGGGAGCCATCCGGCCGGTGGCCCAGGCCCAGTCCAGGCTCAAGGAAGCGGAAAAACTCGGCTTCGACCAGGCGATGTGTCCGGAAGGAAACCTGAAGGACGGTGCCGGGTCGCCATTCAAGGCTTCAGGCCTTGCGGAACTTGGGGAATTTGTCGCCAAACTGTCCGCTGAGGCTGGTGCGTCAAGGGGCACATGA